A stretch of the Streptomyces venezuelae genome encodes the following:
- the kdpB gene encoding potassium-transporting ATPase subunit KdpB — protein MSTTTPTRAPHEDVPTGHKPPAGRVGGGLFDPKQLVKSFPDAIRKLDPRVMIKSPVMFVVLVGSVVTTVLACLDPTDWFGWAITAWLWLTTIFANLAEAVAEGRGKAQADTLRKAKTDSVARRLTKDGTGEEQVPGTDLRIGDLVVCEAGDIIPGDGDVVEGVASVDESAITGESAPVIRESGGDRSAVTGGTKVLSDRIVIKITTKPGETFIDRMISLVEGAARQKTPNEIALNILLASLTIVFLLAVVTLKPFAIYAGADEQTSLIVLTALLVCLIPTTIGALLSAIGIAGMDRLVQRNVLAMSGRAVEAAGDVSTLLLDKTGTITLGNRQASEFVPVKGTTAAELADAAQLSSLADETPEGRSVVVLAKEKYGLRERHQGELAHATWIEFTAQTRMSGVDVDGKQTRKGATGSVIAWVEEQGGTVAADARELTDTISQAGGTPLLVAVKDDKGARVLGVIHLKDVVKEGMRERFDELRRMGIKTVMITGDNPLTARAIAEEAGVDDFLAEATPEDKMALIKREQAGGKLVAMTGDGTNDAPALAQADVGVAMNTGTSAAKEAGNMVDLDSNPTKLIEIVEIGKQLLITRGALTTFSIANDVAKYFAIIPAMFAVAYPGLDKLNIMGLASPESAILSAVIFNALIIIALVPLALKGVQYRPSSADKMLRRNLGLYGLGGLIAPFIGIKLIDLLISLIPGIG, from the coding sequence ATGAGCACCACCACCCCCACCCGAGCCCCGCACGAGGACGTCCCGACCGGGCACAAGCCCCCGGCCGGACGCGTGGGCGGCGGCCTCTTCGACCCCAAGCAGCTGGTCAAGTCCTTCCCGGACGCGATCCGCAAGCTCGACCCGCGCGTCATGATCAAGTCACCGGTCATGTTCGTGGTGCTCGTCGGCTCCGTGGTCACGACCGTGCTGGCGTGTCTGGACCCGACGGACTGGTTCGGCTGGGCGATCACCGCCTGGCTGTGGCTGACCACGATCTTCGCCAACCTCGCGGAGGCCGTCGCCGAGGGCCGCGGCAAGGCGCAGGCCGACACCCTGCGCAAGGCCAAGACCGATTCCGTCGCCCGCCGCCTGACCAAGGACGGCACCGGCGAGGAGCAGGTCCCCGGCACCGACCTCAGGATCGGCGACCTGGTGGTCTGCGAGGCCGGCGACATCATCCCCGGCGACGGTGACGTCGTCGAGGGCGTGGCCTCGGTGGACGAGTCGGCGATCACCGGTGAGTCCGCCCCGGTCATCCGCGAGTCGGGCGGCGACCGCTCGGCCGTGACCGGCGGCACCAAGGTCCTCTCCGACCGCATCGTCATCAAGATCACCACCAAGCCGGGCGAGACCTTCATCGACCGGATGATCAGCCTGGTCGAGGGCGCCGCCCGGCAGAAGACCCCGAACGAGATCGCCCTCAACATCCTGCTGGCGTCCCTCACCATCGTCTTCCTGCTCGCCGTCGTGACGCTGAAGCCGTTCGCCATCTACGCCGGGGCCGACGAGCAGACCTCGCTCATCGTGCTGACCGCGCTGCTGGTCTGCCTGATCCCGACCACCATCGGTGCACTGCTCTCCGCGATCGGCATCGCCGGTATGGACCGCCTGGTCCAGCGCAACGTCCTGGCCATGTCCGGCCGGGCCGTCGAGGCCGCCGGCGACGTCTCCACCCTGCTGCTCGACAAGACCGGCACCATCACCCTCGGCAACCGCCAGGCTTCCGAGTTCGTGCCCGTCAAGGGCACCACCGCGGCCGAGCTGGCGGATGCCGCCCAGCTCTCCTCGCTCGCCGACGAGACGCCCGAGGGTCGCTCGGTCGTCGTGCTCGCCAAGGAGAAGTACGGGCTCCGGGAGCGCCACCAGGGCGAGCTGGCTCACGCCACCTGGATCGAGTTCACCGCGCAGACCCGTATGTCGGGCGTGGACGTCGACGGCAAGCAGACCCGTAAGGGTGCAACCGGATCGGTCATCGCCTGGGTCGAGGAGCAGGGCGGCACGGTCGCCGCGGACGCCCGGGAGCTCACCGACACGATCTCCCAGGCCGGCGGCACCCCGCTGCTCGTCGCCGTCAAGGACGACAAGGGTGCGCGCGTCCTGGGTGTCATCCACCTCAAGGACGTCGTCAAGGAGGGCATGCGGGAGCGGTTCGACGAGCTGCGCCGGATGGGCATCAAGACCGTCATGATCACGGGTGACAACCCGCTGACCGCGCGCGCCATCGCCGAGGAGGCGGGAGTCGACGACTTCCTCGCCGAGGCCACCCCCGAGGACAAGATGGCCCTCATCAAGCGGGAGCAGGCGGGCGGCAAGCTGGTCGCCATGACCGGTGACGGCACCAACGACGCTCCGGCCCTCGCCCAGGCGGACGTCGGCGTCGCGATGAACACCGGCACCTCGGCCGCCAAGGAGGCCGGGAACATGGTGGACCTGGACTCCAACCCCACCAAGCTCATCGAGATCGTCGAGATCGGCAAGCAGCTCCTCATCACCCGGGGCGCGCTCACCACGTTCTCGATCGCCAACGACGTCGCGAAGTACTTCGCGATCATCCCCGCGATGTTCGCGGTGGCGTACCCGGGCCTGGACAAGCTCAACATCATGGGCCTGGCCTCCCCGGAGTCGGCGATCCTCTCCGCCGTCATCTTCAACGCGCTGATCATCATCGCGCTCGTGCCGCTCGCCCTCAAGGGCGTGCAGTACCGGCCGTCCAGCGCGGACAAGATGCTCCGCCGCAACCTCGGGCTCTACGGACTGGGCGGCCTGATCGCCCCGTTCATCGGCATCAAGCTCATCGACCTGCTCATCTCCCTCATCCCTGGCATCGGGTGA
- the kdpA gene encoding potassium-transporting ATPase subunit KdpA produces MSSQMAGVLQLLALIAALALAYRPLGDYMARVYSSEKHYAPEKWVYKAIGANPTAEMRWPAYLRGVLAFSAVSVLFLYGLQRLQGSLPGSLGFASIDPDQAFNTAASFVANTNWQSYYGEQAMGHVVQTGGLAVQNFVSAAVGMAVAVALVRGFARSRTGELGNFWADLVRGVVRILLPISVVGAVILVACGAIQNFAGIHEVGQFMGGTQQWNGGAVASQEVIKELGTNGGGYFNANSAHPFENPNPFSNLFEIFLILVIPFSLTRTFGKMVGSVKQGYAILATMAVIWVGFVALMMWTEFAGKGPAFEVAGGAMEGKETRFGIGASAIFSVSTTLTSTGAVNSFHSSYTGFGGGIQLLGMQLGEIAPGGVGSGLYGMLIMAIIAVFIAGLMVGRTPEYLGKKIGTREIKFAACYILITPALVLGFTAAAMALDTPANSMTNSGAHGFSEILYAYTSGANNNGSAFAGLNADTQWFNSTIGIAMLLGRFLPMVFVLALAGSLAEQKPVPETAGTLRTDKPLYTGLLVGTILIVTGLTYFPALALGPLAEGLAS; encoded by the coding sequence ATGAGTTCCCAGATGGCTGGTGTGCTCCAGCTTCTTGCCCTGATCGCCGCCCTGGCCCTGGCCTACCGCCCGCTGGGCGACTACATGGCCAGGGTCTACTCCTCGGAGAAGCACTACGCTCCCGAGAAGTGGGTCTACAAGGCCATCGGCGCCAACCCGACCGCTGAAATGCGCTGGCCCGCCTACCTGCGCGGTGTCCTGGCCTTCTCCGCGGTGAGCGTCCTCTTCCTCTACGGCCTCCAGCGCCTGCAGGGCTCGCTGCCCGGCTCGCTGGGCTTTGCGTCCATCGACCCCGACCAGGCCTTCAACACGGCCGCGTCCTTCGTCGCCAACACCAACTGGCAGTCGTACTACGGCGAGCAGGCCATGGGCCACGTCGTGCAGACCGGCGGCCTGGCGGTGCAGAACTTCGTCTCGGCGGCGGTCGGCATGGCCGTGGCCGTGGCCCTCGTCCGGGGCTTCGCCCGTTCCCGTACCGGTGAGCTGGGCAACTTCTGGGCCGACCTGGTCCGCGGTGTGGTCCGCATCCTGCTGCCCATCTCGGTGGTCGGCGCCGTCATTCTCGTGGCGTGCGGTGCCATCCAGAACTTCGCCGGCATCCACGAGGTCGGCCAGTTCATGGGCGGTACGCAGCAGTGGAACGGCGGCGCGGTGGCCTCGCAGGAGGTCATCAAGGAGCTGGGCACCAACGGTGGCGGTTACTTCAACGCCAACTCCGCCCACCCCTTCGAGAACCCCAACCCGTTCTCGAACCTGTTCGAGATCTTCCTGATCCTCGTCATCCCGTTCTCGCTGACCCGGACCTTCGGCAAGATGGTCGGCTCGGTCAAGCAGGGCTACGCGATCCTCGCGACCATGGCCGTCATCTGGGTCGGCTTCGTCGCGCTGATGATGTGGACCGAGTTCGCGGGCAAGGGCCCGGCCTTCGAGGTCGCGGGCGGGGCGATGGAGGGCAAGGAGACCCGCTTCGGGATCGGCGCGTCGGCGATCTTCTCGGTCTCCACCACGCTGACCTCGACCGGTGCGGTGAACTCCTTCCACTCCTCGTACACCGGTTTCGGCGGCGGTATCCAGCTGCTGGGCATGCAGCTGGGCGAGATCGCGCCCGGCGGTGTCGGCTCCGGCCTCTACGGCATGCTGATCATGGCGATCATCGCGGTGTTCATCGCCGGCCTGATGGTCGGCCGTACGCCCGAATACCTGGGCAAGAAGATCGGCACCCGCGAGATCAAGTTCGCGGCCTGCTACATCCTGATCACCCCGGCGCTGGTGCTCGGCTTCACGGCCGCCGCCATGGCGCTGGACACCCCGGCGAACTCGATGACCAACAGCGGGGCGCACGGCTTCTCCGAGATCCTCTACGCCTACACCTCCGGAGCCAACAACAACGGTTCCGCCTTCGCGGGCCTGAACGCCGACACCCAGTGGTTCAACTCGACCATCGGCATCGCCATGCTGCTGGGCCGCTTCCTGCCCATGGTGTTCGTCCTGGCGCTGGCCGGCTCGCTGGCCGAGCAGAAGCCCGTCCCCGAGACGGCGGGCACGCTGCGCACCGACAAGCCCCTCTACACCGGGCTGCTCGTCGGAACCATCCTCATCGTCACCGGTCTGACCTACTTCCCCGCCCTCGCGCTGGGTCCGCTTGCCGAAGGGCTCGCCTCATGA
- the kdpF gene encoding K(+)-transporting ATPase subunit F: MTAENIVGLVVAVALLGYLVLALVKPERF; this comes from the coding sequence GTGACCGCCGAGAACATTGTCGGCCTGGTCGTGGCCGTCGCCCTGCTGGGATACCTCGTCCTGGCCCTCGTCAAGCCGGAGAGGTTCTGA
- the kdpB gene encoding potassium-transporting ATPase subunit KdpB: MSPAAAQHIPPGLGSPPPPPVARPPRGRPGPANILEPERLAESVREAIRKLHPRELARKPVLLVVGVGSVLTTLSALFHPSVFTWVISVWLWLTVLFANLAEAVAEGRGRAQAASLRKARTDTVALRIKHWTYGTNLGRAETEAVTPSELQPMDFVLVEAGELIPADGDVVDGAAMVDESAVTGESAPVLRESGGDKSGVTGGTTVLSDSIVIRVSSRPGHSFLDRMIALVEGASRQKTPNEIALNILLAALTIVFILVVVSLQSMAGYAKAAQSTTVLVALLVTLIPTTIGALLSAIGIAGMDRLVQRNVLAMSGRAVEAAGDVNTLLLDKTGTITLGNREAAEFIPLPGQNLHALADAAQLSSLADDTPEGRSVVALAGRYGLQPPTESALSNPRFVEFSAKTRMSGVNLSWDNGAGCAIRKGAAAQVMDWVVMRGGTVPAEAAEWSAAVSASGGTPLLVAVHDWDGPRVLGIVHLKDVVKDGIRERFAELRRMGIRTVMVTGDNPLTARAIAAEAGVDEYLAEATPEDKLALIQREQAGGKLVAMTGDGTNDAPALAQADVGVAMNSGTSAAKEAGNMVDLDSNPTKLIEIVEIGKQLLITRGALTTFSITNDVAKYFAIIPAMFASAYPGLGALNIMGLHSPQSAITSAIIFNALIIIALIPLALRGVRYQPASAHDLLRRNLAVYGLGGLVLPFVGIKLIDLVVSAIPGIG; encoded by the coding sequence ATGTCTCCCGCCGCAGCGCAGCACATTCCTCCGGGCCTGGGGAGCCCGCCCCCTCCGCCGGTCGCGAGGCCGCCCCGCGGCCGTCCCGGGCCGGCCAACATCCTGGAGCCCGAGCGGCTCGCCGAGTCGGTACGGGAGGCGATTCGCAAGCTCCACCCCCGTGAGCTGGCCCGGAAGCCCGTGCTGCTGGTCGTCGGGGTGGGCTCGGTGCTCACCACCTTGTCGGCACTCTTTCACCCGTCCGTGTTCACGTGGGTGATCAGCGTCTGGCTGTGGCTGACCGTGCTGTTCGCCAACCTCGCCGAGGCCGTGGCCGAGGGCCGCGGCCGGGCCCAGGCCGCCTCGCTGCGCAAGGCGCGCACCGACACCGTCGCCCTGCGGATCAAGCACTGGACGTACGGGACGAATCTGGGCCGTGCCGAGACCGAGGCCGTCACCCCGTCCGAGCTCCAGCCGATGGACTTCGTGCTCGTCGAGGCCGGGGAACTGATCCCGGCCGACGGGGACGTGGTGGACGGGGCCGCCATGGTCGACGAGTCCGCCGTCACCGGCGAGTCCGCGCCCGTCCTGCGCGAGTCGGGCGGCGACAAGTCCGGGGTCACGGGCGGTACGACCGTGCTGTCCGACTCGATCGTCATCCGCGTCAGCTCCCGTCCCGGACACAGCTTCCTGGACCGCATGATCGCCCTGGTGGAGGGCGCGTCCCGGCAGAAGACCCCGAACGAGATCGCCCTCAACATCCTGCTGGCGGCTCTCACCATCGTCTTCATCCTGGTCGTGGTCAGCCTGCAGTCCATGGCCGGCTACGCGAAGGCCGCCCAGTCCACCACCGTCCTGGTCGCCCTGCTGGTCACCCTCATCCCGACCACCATCGGCGCCCTGCTCTCCGCGATCGGCATCGCCGGCATGGACCGCCTCGTCCAGCGCAACGTCCTGGCCATGTCAGGACGGGCGGTCGAGGCCGCCGGCGATGTGAACACCCTGCTGCTGGACAAGACCGGCACCATCACCCTCGGCAACCGCGAGGCCGCCGAGTTTATCCCGCTGCCCGGCCAGAACCTGCACGCCCTCGCGGACGCGGCCCAGCTGTCCTCCCTCGCCGACGACACGCCCGAGGGCCGGTCCGTGGTCGCCCTCGCCGGCCGGTACGGCCTCCAGCCCCCGACGGAGAGCGCGCTGAGCAATCCGCGCTTCGTCGAGTTCAGCGCGAAGACCCGGATGAGCGGAGTCAACCTGAGCTGGGACAACGGCGCCGGCTGCGCCATCCGCAAGGGCGCGGCGGCACAGGTCATGGACTGGGTGGTGATGCGCGGCGGCACCGTACCGGCGGAGGCCGCCGAATGGTCGGCGGCCGTATCCGCCTCCGGCGGCACCCCGCTGCTGGTCGCCGTCCACGACTGGGACGGCCCGCGGGTGCTGGGCATCGTGCACCTCAAGGACGTGGTCAAGGACGGCATCCGTGAACGCTTCGCGGAGCTGCGCCGGATGGGCATCCGCACGGTCATGGTCACGGGCGACAACCCGCTGACCGCCAGGGCCATCGCGGCCGAGGCGGGCGTGGACGAGTACCTGGCCGAGGCCACCCCCGAGGACAAGCTCGCACTCATCCAGCGGGAGCAGGCGGGCGGCAAGCTGGTCGCGATGACGGGTGACGGGACCAACGACGCCCCGGCGCTGGCCCAGGCGGACGTCGGCGTGGCCATGAACTCCGGTACCTCGGCCGCCAAGGAGGCCGGGAACATGGTGGACCTGGACTCCAACCCCACCAAGCTCATCGAGATCGTGGAGATCGGCAAGCAGCTCCTGATCACCCGCGGCGCCCTGACCACCTTCTCCATCACCAACGACGTCGCCAAGTACTTCGCGATCATCCCGGCCATGTTCGCCTCGGCCTACCCGGGCCTGGGCGCGCTGAACATCATGGGCCTGCACAGCCCCCAGTCCGCCATCACCTCGGCGATCATCTTCAACGCGCTGATCATCATCGCGCTGATCCCGCTCGCGCTGCGCGGCGTCCGCTACCAGCCCGCCTCCGCGCACGACCTGCTGCGCCGCAACCTCGCCGTCTACGGCCTCGGCGGCCTGGTGCTGCCCTTCGTCGGCATCAAACTCATCGACCTCGTGGTTTCCGCCATCCCCGGCATCGGATGA
- a CDS encoding GNAT family N-acetyltransferase: protein MGVSCGNHVVLRGDPDVLEQGALAPFAGSYVEAPSRFRPLLRASFTRMEPWERMVYLHHAPPVAAHPPRGVTVRPLTTADTAAVAALGPDSAWIHHTWGGPDRLAASGHAWGAFDHGRVLALACTYVLGSRFEDVAALADPGHRRRHLALACVSALCADIEARGRVPSWSCSRDNRPSRLLAWSAGFRLSREYVHYVTGPAREETRHAG from the coding sequence ATGGGCGTCTCGTGCGGCAACCACGTCGTGCTACGAGGTGACCCGGACGTTCTGGAACAGGGGGCGTTGGCCCCCTTCGCCGGCAGCTACGTCGAGGCCCCCAGCCGCTTCCGGCCCCTCCTGCGTGCGTCGTTCACCCGGATGGAGCCCTGGGAGCGCATGGTGTACCTCCACCATGCCCCGCCCGTCGCCGCCCACCCGCCGCGCGGCGTCACGGTACGGCCGCTCACGACCGCCGACACCGCGGCCGTGGCCGCCCTCGGACCCGACAGCGCGTGGATCCACCACACCTGGGGCGGACCGGACCGGCTCGCGGCGTCCGGCCATGCCTGGGGTGCCTTTGACCACGGCCGCGTTCTCGCGCTGGCCTGCACCTATGTCCTCGGCAGCCGCTTCGAGGATGTTGCCGCGCTGGCCGATCCCGGCCACCGGCGCCGGCACCTGGCGCTGGCCTGCGTCAGCGCCCTGTGCGCGGACATCGAAGCCCGCGGACGCGTACCGAGCTGGAGCTGTTCGCGGGACAACCGTCCCAGCCGGCTCCTGGCGTGGTCGGCCGGTTTCCGTCTGTCCCGCGAGTACGTGCACTACGTCACCGGGCCGGCCCGCGAAGAGACGCGGCACGCCGGCTGA